Proteins from a single region of Aureibacter tunicatorum:
- a CDS encoding tetratricopeptide repeat protein — protein MNRRYILALGFYLISASGFAQTPANPTNPITISKKTEIKNTIETETGKIKSNPNNADAYLERGIAWHMIDDNRKALVDLNKAISLNPNNAKAYHYRGKVKSSLGDNRGAVSDQSEASKLSPKDSKIFLARGIAYFQMHDNKRALQDFDKTIILSPNTCEAFYQRALVKNKMGYKMDALNDFFKATELNPNHLESYLERSKIKFQLNNHKGAIKDFNKIIELAKGDTPAEVFSNRGVSRATLGDFKGAVDDYNKAIIIDPKNDDVYYNKGVARFNLGDANGAIEDYSKAIELNDKNAQAWHDRGVAEFESGDNNQALQDYNSAISLGLKNDIVFSNRGVVKYMLEDYKGALNDYTTSLEMNSKNEKACYNRGMARLKLKDYKGAIKDFTHAIDLSPENADAYFNRAEAKRHIDKTNSSCMDWSKAGELGYYEAYDMIKQHCN, from the coding sequence ATGAATCGTCGTTATATTTTAGCGCTAGGCTTTTATCTCATTAGCGCTTCAGGATTCGCTCAAACCCCGGCAAACCCTACGAATCCGATTACTATTTCAAAAAAAACCGAGATCAAAAACACTATTGAGACCGAGACGGGAAAAATCAAATCAAATCCCAACAATGCCGACGCCTATCTCGAAAGAGGAATCGCATGGCACATGATCGATGACAATCGAAAAGCTCTGGTGGATCTAAACAAAGCTATCTCATTGAATCCTAATAACGCTAAAGCCTATCATTATAGAGGAAAAGTCAAATCCAGCCTAGGCGACAACCGCGGCGCTGTAAGCGATCAATCGGAAGCTTCCAAACTTAGTCCCAAGGACTCTAAAATTTTCCTAGCCAGAGGCATCGCTTATTTCCAAATGCATGACAACAAGAGAGCGCTTCAAGATTTTGACAAAACAATAATTTTAAGCCCTAACACCTGCGAAGCTTTTTACCAAAGAGCTTTAGTAAAAAACAAGATGGGATATAAAATGGACGCTTTGAATGACTTCTTCAAAGCCACTGAATTGAACCCTAACCACTTGGAGAGCTATTTGGAAAGATCGAAAATCAAATTCCAACTCAACAACCATAAAGGAGCAATAAAAGACTTTAACAAGATCATAGAATTGGCGAAAGGCGACACTCCCGCTGAAGTATTTTCAAATCGCGGAGTATCCAGAGCCACTCTTGGCGACTTCAAAGGAGCTGTAGACGATTACAACAAAGCCATCATCATCGACCCTAAAAATGATGATGTTTATTACAACAAAGGCGTGGCTCGTTTTAATCTCGGGGATGCTAATGGAGCAATAGAGGATTATTCTAAAGCCATCGAACTAAATGATAAAAATGCACAAGCATGGCATGACAGAGGCGTTGCCGAATTCGAATCAGGTGACAATAATCAAGCCTTGCAAGATTATAATTCAGCAATATCCTTAGGACTTAAAAATGACATTGTATTTTCAAATAGAGGCGTTGTCAAATATATGTTGGAGGACTATAAAGGCGCTTTGAACGATTATACTACTTCTTTGGAAATGAACTCCAAAAACGAAAAAGCTTGTTATAACAGAGGAATGGCGAGGCTGAAACTTAAAGACTACAAGGGAGCGATCAAAGACTTTACGCACGCCATAGACCTTAGTCCTGAAAATGCCGACGCTTACTTCAATAGAGCTGAGGCTAAAAGACACATTGATAAAACCAATTCCAGCTGCATGGATTGGTCAAAAGCCGGAGAACTTGGATACTACGAGGCTTACGATATGATCAAACAACATTGTAATTAA
- a CDS encoding AraC family transcriptional regulator, whose protein sequence is MKELVFEIKDIKKQLDIWKNIFGGEIKGNSLETSIGTAKFYKFDFHDVLVLKAKTNEAWHIKRIQQNDSNLLLIRFSNTINFPEAMSSLNDLEEFGVENVKEANILFTNIDNEYLLSEPTIFQNVVIRIQKDQIFRFIPKDHPLQEVFTSNKRFYWYESFSPSILRLHKQILLPSDNNPELINHNLIYGQSWEMLTLFMQKLIFRNAENYHEIDEKHIEKIQQAKNMLLNNLAKPISLEEISKSVGLGKTSLQKYFKIVYGLSMHKFFQKYRMNEARDMILSGKYNVSEAAINVGYIHFSYFAAEFKKHFGVYPSELRNNAKKR, encoded by the coding sequence ATGAAAGAACTGGTATTTGAAATTAAAGATATCAAGAAGCAACTTGATATTTGGAAAAATATTTTTGGAGGAGAAATCAAAGGCAACTCGCTTGAGACTTCCATTGGCACAGCTAAATTTTACAAATTCGATTTTCATGACGTCCTCGTGCTCAAAGCAAAAACCAACGAGGCTTGGCATATTAAAAGAATTCAACAAAACGACTCCAACCTTTTACTCATTCGTTTTTCAAATACTATTAATTTTCCAGAAGCGATGAGTTCTCTAAATGATTTGGAAGAATTTGGCGTGGAAAATGTCAAAGAGGCTAACATACTTTTTACCAATATCGATAATGAATACCTGCTTTCCGAACCTACTATCTTTCAAAATGTAGTCATTAGAATTCAAAAAGATCAAATATTTCGATTCATACCCAAAGACCACCCATTGCAAGAAGTCTTCACTTCCAATAAACGTTTTTACTGGTATGAATCATTTTCACCTTCCATCCTAAGACTTCACAAGCAAATTCTATTGCCTTCCGATAATAATCCTGAACTTATCAATCACAATCTAATCTATGGTCAATCATGGGAAATGCTTACCCTTTTCATGCAAAAACTTATCTTCAGAAACGCCGAAAACTATCATGAAATAGACGAAAAGCATATTGAGAAAATTCAGCAAGCTAAAAACATGCTACTCAACAATCTCGCAAAGCCAATATCTCTGGAAGAAATTTCTAAAAGTGTTGGCTTGGGTAAAACATCACTTCAGAAGTACTTTAAAATCGTTTATGGCCTCAGCATGCATAAATTCTTTCAAAAGTATCGAATGAATGAAGCCAGAGATATGATTCTCTCAGGAAAATACAATGTAAGCGAAGCTGCTATTAATGTAGGATATATTCACTTCAGTTATTTCGCCGCTGAATTCAAAAAACATTTCGGTGTTTACCCTAGTGAATTAAGAAACAATGCTAAAAAACGTTAA
- a CDS encoding AraC family transcriptional regulator — MKEFVFEITDLHEQLKIWQTLFGGEIMDNTLHSPLGIVECYEFDTHDILIMKAKAKEPWFMKRIQQPDMTFYPIWFTNTFSFSEVMDNVNDLDDFNITKSNDAGILFTNFSNNIAFESPAIFHNVVVRLRKNLIFEFVPEDHPLVNIFKKDKPFYWYESFSPAINSLYKQIMFPPSNYSKKITRNILKAQSWELISHFFEKLLNRDKSQFHNIGEAYIDKIQMAKTLLLKNLHKPISLDQLSQEVGLSKTSLQKYFKIVFGMSVHKFFQNYRMDMARNMILSGKCNVGEAAINVGYLHFGHFSAEFKKKFGVLPSELSQ; from the coding sequence ATGAAAGAATTTGTGTTTGAAATCACCGATTTACATGAACAATTGAAAATATGGCAAACTTTATTCGGTGGTGAAATCATGGACAACACGCTACACAGCCCTCTAGGAATTGTTGAATGTTACGAATTTGACACCCATGACATCCTTATCATGAAAGCGAAAGCGAAGGAACCCTGGTTTATGAAAAGAATCCAGCAACCGGACATGACTTTCTACCCCATTTGGTTTACCAACACATTCAGCTTTTCAGAAGTAATGGACAATGTGAACGATCTTGATGATTTCAATATTACCAAATCCAATGACGCCGGCATACTTTTCACCAATTTCAGCAATAATATAGCCTTTGAATCACCCGCTATCTTCCATAATGTTGTCGTACGTCTGAGAAAAAACCTTATTTTCGAATTCGTGCCTGAAGATCACCCTTTGGTGAATATTTTTAAAAAAGACAAACCATTCTACTGGTATGAATCCTTTTCTCCCGCCATCAACAGCTTGTATAAACAAATCATGTTTCCGCCTTCCAATTACAGCAAAAAGATCACTCGAAATATCCTGAAAGCGCAATCTTGGGAATTGATCAGCCACTTTTTTGAAAAGCTCCTTAACAGAGACAAAAGCCAATTCCATAATATTGGCGAAGCGTACATAGATAAAATACAAATGGCTAAAACATTGCTCTTGAAAAATCTGCACAAGCCTATATCTTTGGACCAACTAAGCCAAGAAGTTGGCTTAAGCAAAACCAGCTTGCAAAAATACTTCAAAATAGTCTTTGGAATGAGCGTGCATAAGTTCTTTCAAAATTATCGAATGGACATGGCTCGAAACATGATTCTATCCGGCAAATGCAATGTCGGAGAAGCGGCAATCAACGTTGGCTATCTTCACTTTGGCCATTTCTCCGCAGAGTTCAAAAAAAAATTCGGAGTATTACCTAGCGAACTGAGCCAATAA
- a CDS encoding arylsulfatase, which yields MKAPKILNGAGLGAALLASAFAQESTAKPSKNSDKPNILVIWGDDIGISNISSYSDGIMGYKTPNIDRIANEGIRFTDYYAEQSSTAGRSAFITGQTPVRTGLTKVGMPGAELGIQPEDATIAEMLKPLGYATGQFGKNHLGDRDEFLPTNHGFDIFFGNLYHLNAEEEPEHPDYPTDPEFAKRFGPRGVLKSTSDGKIEDTGPLTKKRMETCDEEFLNATIDFIKEKVDDDQPFFTWFNTTGMHFPTYPRPEIQGQSGQGFYNDAMMEHDKMVGQLLDLLDELGIAENTIVIYSTDNGPHFNMWPDGAITPFKSEKNTNWEGGYRVPAMVRWPEKIKSGQISNEVMSHLDWAPTLLAAAGNPNVKQQLLDGKFEANGKTFRNHLDGYNFLPYLTGKDDKGPRENFFYFNDDGMPVGMRMGDWKMAFAEQRAKGLDVWAEPFTVLRVPHVINLRRDPFERAIEHSDNYQKFRLDRAFLLYKAQDEMAKFLSTFIEYPPSQRPASFSIDQIAEKFLQPKENK from the coding sequence ATGAAAGCACCAAAAATATTGAACGGAGCAGGCTTGGGAGCTGCTTTGTTAGCAAGTGCATTCGCTCAAGAATCAACTGCTAAACCTTCCAAAAACAGTGACAAACCCAACATTCTAGTCATTTGGGGTGACGATATAGGAATATCCAATATAAGCTCATACTCTGACGGTATAATGGGATACAAAACACCAAATATCGACAGAATCGCCAATGAAGGAATCAGATTCACTGATTACTACGCTGAGCAATCATCAACCGCAGGAAGGTCGGCTTTTATCACAGGTCAAACTCCAGTGAGAACGGGATTGACCAAAGTAGGCATGCCTGGAGCAGAATTGGGCATTCAACCTGAGGATGCGACAATCGCCGAAATGCTTAAGCCTTTGGGCTATGCAACAGGACAATTCGGAAAAAATCACTTGGGTGACCGAGATGAATTTCTTCCTACGAATCATGGTTTCGACATTTTCTTCGGAAACCTCTATCACCTAAATGCTGAGGAAGAGCCTGAACATCCCGATTATCCTACCGATCCTGAATTCGCCAAAAGATTTGGCCCTAGAGGAGTTCTAAAATCCACTTCGGACGGAAAAATCGAAGATACAGGTCCATTGACGAAGAAAAGGATGGAAACCTGTGATGAGGAATTCTTGAACGCCACTATCGATTTTATCAAAGAAAAAGTCGACGACGATCAACCGTTCTTCACATGGTTCAATACTACTGGAATGCACTTTCCGACATATCCAAGACCTGAGATACAAGGTCAATCAGGGCAAGGCTTTTACAACGACGCCATGATGGAACATGATAAAATGGTTGGACAGCTGCTAGACCTTCTGGACGAATTGGGGATAGCTGAAAATACGATCGTAATTTATTCCACAGATAATGGTCCTCACTTCAACATGTGGCCTGACGGAGCAATCACTCCTTTCAAATCTGAAAAGAACACCAACTGGGAAGGTGGATACAGAGTGCCTGCCATGGTCAGATGGCCTGAAAAAATCAAATCTGGGCAAATCAGCAACGAAGTAATGTCTCACCTTGACTGGGCTCCAACATTGCTAGCCGCCGCCGGAAATCCAAATGTAAAGCAACAATTATTGGATGGAAAATTTGAAGCTAATGGCAAAACATTCCGCAACCACTTGGATGGCTACAACTTCTTGCCTTACCTTACCGGCAAGGATGACAAAGGTCCTCGCGAGAACTTCTTCTATTTCAATGATGACGGCATGCCTGTAGGAATGAGAATGGGAGATTGGAAAATGGCTTTCGCGGAACAAAGAGCCAAAGGCCTTGACGTTTGGGCAGAGCCTTTCACAGTGCTAAGAGTTCCTCATGTAATCAATCTAAGAAGGGATCCATTTGAAAGAGCTATAGAGCATTCTGACAATTATCAGAAATTCAGATTAGATCGCGCATTCTTATTATACAAAGCTCAAGATGAAATGGCAAAGTTCCTAAGCACATTTATTGAATATCCGCCAAGTCAACGCCCTGCAAGTTTTAGCATTGATCAAATCGCCGAGAAATTCTTGCAGCCAAAAGAAAATAAGTAA
- a CDS encoding glycoside hydrolase family 2 protein, whose product MMKRISFIALFYFFIAQAFSQSLVEGKWSQIRRGNVNWTEKSVSLKECLLVYDDSYASPMRFSFEAEVPKGVEQVQIWGGFGYKDRNNRYAIGLRGGNNNDIYLNRYTSGGNDKMLGLEKLDFNPKPGEKYKITVVQNGSRILVFLNDEKLPRISVEDDLPIVDGQIVLGGGWLPVNFSEPNVARIDEAEFEALASLDIYERPQLSAQQKETLRQKQRKSYKTKKVKLESGRTEVSLDGDWLFMPTYESGEGKSSSVPSELDDDWHVMQVPSFWNLAGNWNHQSVKKKTYGASDNYLDEEHKRVESYTFDSDKTRSAWYRQWIDMPKDLGDRRFSLHFDAVSKVAEVYVNGELAGSHVGMFGDFEIDVTDKIKPGKNLVAVLVRARDEERADDADDNVTVAVTIEVSNDMVNSLPRGMFYGEEGGIWQPVKLVATEKAYISDVFANVRTDGGDMEIELKNMDNRSRTMNVGIELYDLSTGKLFFKSERKKSIMIAVNGTGKIVCKTGKINPKPWTPWSPNLYKLRVLVENDGQLLDSKDLNIGFRTFTKEGNKFYLNGKVFHAWGANHPPCGIRPNDEKLANKFMKFMNEGNQLSTRTHGSPFTKVWMDAADKQGVAVSYEGSWPWMMIKSNFMPNESLLKIWREEQLALVKKYRNHPSIMMWTINNEMYFPMFSHNETKEFKVKKWTVISDVIKEIRKLDPGKPISADSGYGRLPEDYEQNLKPNGIDDGDVDDRHIYFCWYNRDFYQIYKGEWDKRMYWTPGANPDRLFYSQEASTGYPNNDDGHFTRKYIFDHYVPHAYIGDLSWEDRDPKYGLERHALLTKEFAETVRRTSPESAGLNLFANLTWFKDVIYADKIQPYPVLDAVKMAYSPVLVSAELYARHYFSGTDFASRISINNDSHDGESIENAKLKWKVSHEGVDLISGEADVPKTEHGGQSFVDIEGKLPLDLPVSKADCQFELELWKENKKISSNAYPVLVAERAWLEVKEKLEGKKIGLYDATGETKQAFESLGIDFIELKDLTQTRVYDVDVLVAANLDSQYEEFYNLGDLSTMASNGTGVLLLHPAHHMEHMMAGDFNHYYLRKGRFANMSEEDHPVFDGIKRMEMSWWTMGENEVLGIVRRSFCIDPDSKSVKPLATFIRTHSYLMGASKYLPKYSGAPMVEIDKGGNVIIASELELNTAENDPIPAKLLVNVLDYLIEKGK is encoded by the coding sequence ATGATGAAGCGAATAAGTTTTATTGCGCTATTCTACTTTTTTATAGCGCAAGCCTTCTCACAGTCCTTGGTTGAAGGAAAATGGTCTCAAATCAGAAGAGGAAATGTCAATTGGACGGAAAAGTCCGTAAGCTTGAAAGAATGTTTGCTTGTGTATGATGATTCATATGCATCTCCTATGCGATTTTCTTTTGAGGCGGAAGTTCCAAAAGGTGTGGAACAAGTTCAGATCTGGGGTGGGTTTGGATACAAAGATCGTAATAATCGATATGCTATCGGATTGAGAGGTGGCAATAACAATGATATTTATCTAAACAGGTACACTTCTGGAGGAAATGATAAAATGCTGGGCTTGGAGAAGCTTGATTTTAATCCAAAGCCCGGAGAGAAGTACAAGATCACAGTAGTTCAAAATGGATCACGAATTTTGGTTTTTTTGAATGATGAGAAATTACCTAGAATATCCGTGGAGGATGATCTTCCGATAGTGGATGGGCAAATTGTCTTGGGTGGCGGTTGGTTGCCTGTAAACTTCTCTGAACCTAATGTAGCTCGTATAGATGAAGCAGAGTTTGAAGCTTTAGCTTCTTTGGATATTTATGAACGCCCGCAATTATCAGCTCAGCAAAAAGAAACGTTGAGACAAAAACAAAGAAAATCGTACAAGACAAAAAAAGTAAAGCTTGAGAGTGGAAGAACAGAGGTTTCTCTAGACGGAGATTGGCTGTTCATGCCTACTTATGAATCTGGAGAAGGTAAAAGTTCTTCAGTGCCGAGCGAGCTGGATGATGATTGGCATGTTATGCAGGTCCCGTCATTTTGGAATTTGGCGGGCAATTGGAATCATCAATCCGTGAAAAAGAAAACTTATGGCGCTTCTGACAATTATTTGGATGAGGAGCATAAGAGAGTGGAGTCTTATACTTTTGATTCTGATAAAACTAGGTCTGCTTGGTATAGGCAATGGATAGACATGCCCAAAGATTTAGGAGACAGAAGGTTTTCCTTGCATTTTGATGCCGTGTCAAAGGTTGCTGAAGTGTATGTCAATGGCGAGTTGGCAGGTTCACATGTTGGAATGTTCGGGGATTTTGAAATAGATGTGACAGACAAGATCAAGCCCGGAAAAAACTTGGTGGCTGTCTTGGTGAGAGCAAGAGATGAGGAACGAGCTGACGATGCTGATGATAATGTGACTGTGGCCGTAACCATAGAAGTGAGCAACGATATGGTAAATTCATTGCCAAGAGGAATGTTTTATGGAGAAGAAGGAGGCATTTGGCAACCAGTGAAATTGGTCGCTACTGAAAAGGCGTATATTTCAGATGTGTTTGCAAATGTAAGAACAGATGGCGGAGACATGGAAATTGAGTTGAAAAACATGGACAACCGATCGAGAACTATGAATGTTGGGATCGAGCTTTATGATCTGTCCACAGGCAAGTTGTTTTTCAAGAGCGAGAGAAAAAAGTCGATTATGATCGCTGTTAATGGAACAGGAAAGATTGTATGCAAGACTGGAAAAATAAATCCGAAACCTTGGACACCGTGGTCGCCGAATTTATATAAATTAAGAGTTTTAGTAGAAAATGATGGTCAACTTTTAGATTCAAAAGACTTGAATATTGGGTTCAGAACCTTTACCAAGGAAGGAAATAAGTTCTATTTGAATGGAAAAGTATTTCACGCATGGGGAGCAAATCATCCTCCTTGCGGTATCCGGCCAAACGATGAAAAGCTGGCGAACAAGTTCATGAAATTCATGAATGAAGGGAATCAATTATCAACGAGAACTCACGGAAGTCCATTTACTAAAGTTTGGATGGATGCGGCTGACAAGCAAGGCGTGGCGGTAAGTTATGAAGGCAGTTGGCCTTGGATGATGATTAAATCTAACTTTATGCCAAACGAATCGCTGTTGAAAATATGGAGAGAGGAACAACTGGCATTAGTCAAGAAGTATAGGAATCACCCGTCTATTATGATGTGGACTATAAATAATGAGATGTACTTTCCGATGTTTTCTCACAATGAGACCAAGGAATTCAAAGTGAAGAAATGGACTGTAATTTCAGATGTGATCAAAGAGATTCGAAAATTAGATCCCGGAAAGCCGATTTCAGCGGATTCTGGCTATGGAAGATTGCCGGAGGACTATGAGCAAAATCTTAAGCCTAATGGCATTGACGATGGAGATGTGGATGACAGGCATATCTATTTCTGTTGGTACAACAGGGATTTTTATCAAATATATAAAGGAGAGTGGGATAAAAGAATGTATTGGACTCCTGGAGCCAATCCAGACAGGCTTTTTTATAGCCAGGAAGCGTCAACAGGATATCCGAATAATGATGATGGACATTTTACCAGAAAGTACATTTTCGATCATTATGTGCCGCATGCATACATTGGTGATTTGTCTTGGGAAGATAGGGATCCAAAATACGGTTTGGAAAGGCATGCGCTATTGACCAAGGAGTTTGCTGAAACCGTGAGACGAACAAGTCCAGAGTCTGCTGGTCTGAACCTATTTGCCAATTTGACATGGTTTAAAGATGTGATTTACGCTGATAAAATCCAGCCTTACCCAGTGCTTGACGCTGTGAAAATGGCTTATTCGCCTGTATTAGTGAGTGCTGAGTTGTATGCAAGACATTATTTCTCGGGGACAGATTTTGCTTCACGAATAAGCATTAATAATGATAGCCATGATGGCGAGTCCATTGAGAATGCGAAGTTGAAGTGGAAAGTATCCCATGAAGGTGTTGATTTGATCTCAGGTGAAGCTGATGTTCCAAAGACAGAGCATGGCGGACAGTCATTTGTTGACATTGAAGGAAAGCTTCCATTGGATTTGCCAGTAAGCAAAGCTGATTGTCAATTTGAGTTGGAGCTATGGAAGGAAAACAAGAAAATTTCCTCCAATGCCTACCCTGTTCTTGTTGCGGAAAGAGCTTGGCTGGAGGTGAAAGAAAAATTGGAGGGTAAAAAAATAGGTTTGTATGACGCAACTGGAGAGACCAAACAAGCATTTGAAAGTTTAGGTATTGATTTTATTGAGTTGAAAGATTTGACTCAGACAAGAGTTTACGATGTCGATGTATTGGTTGCGGCTAATCTTGATTCTCAATATGAGGAGTTCTACAACCTTGGCGATTTATCAACTATGGCATCCAATGGAACAGGTGTTTTATTATTGCACCCGGCTCATCATATGGAGCATATGATGGCAGGCGATTTCAATCATTATTATTTAAGAAAAGGACGATTTGCGAATATGTCTGAAGAGGATCATCCTGTATTTGACGGAATCAAACGAATGGAAATGAGTTGGTGGACAATGGGTGAAAATGAAGTCCTTGGAATAGTGAGAAGATCATTTTGTATTGATCCTGACTCTAAAAGCGTAAAACCATTGGCAACATTTATTCGAACGCATTCATACCTAATGGGAGCATCCAAATATTTGCCAAAATATAGCGGCGCTCCTATGGTTGAGATTGACAAGGGTGGTAATGTTATTATCGCCAGCGAGTTGGAGTTGAATACAGCGGAGAATGACCCTATTCCAGCGAAATTGTTAGTCAATGTGCTGGATTATTTGATTGAAAAAGGAAAGTAG
- a CDS encoding VWA domain-containing protein, whose translation MENLVNELLEFKFFGMMGEISEREMLSDYLMHLLKVGEFGDASKIEGTFEYCRTMLDTFADTPELKDAFVKYPDIREEFVRDLLIHNQKVERIHRWLGGSVSMGHLSMAMVLPAVKFRFLASAWHKAGKWINRLLKFLARLTQGADKAMINYHSKKFQRNLRKKVKKYDQAVDSLDPFISFLGSFDKEGTLQKVDFDIEKHCDMLLQKELFLKELSEILGQINTLERQAMIEDLDQVELGSIKTKCEFSKEEITDIFPGDRLDSVLPVELAYLSEANTERVFYQKYVEKRLLSYKFEGSVVKPEMRRSQREETSLVHEKGPVVICLDSSASMMGKAELYAKSIGMYILRQAYIQGRKCYLVTFAKKVLVKEIDPKTMDLDAIIILLKQSFHGGTDINSPMEECLNILRKKDYEDADVLIITDGQLPALKDRLRSQVESVRRKGNRFLHLAIANQSYAKKWTCFDADIHFHPNRKDNLKKLVLKLRSMAK comes from the coding sequence ATGGAGAATCTCGTTAATGAACTGTTGGAGTTCAAGTTTTTTGGAATGATGGGAGAAATATCCGAACGGGAGATGCTATCGGATTATCTTATGCACTTGTTGAAAGTAGGCGAGTTTGGTGACGCGTCCAAAATCGAGGGCACGTTTGAGTATTGTCGTACGATGTTGGATACATTCGCCGATACTCCTGAATTGAAAGATGCTTTTGTCAAATATCCGGATATTAGAGAAGAGTTTGTAAGAGATTTGCTTATCCATAATCAAAAAGTAGAGCGTATTCACCGTTGGTTGGGAGGCAGCGTTTCCATGGGGCATTTGTCTATGGCAATGGTGTTGCCTGCTGTTAAATTCCGATTTTTAGCTTCCGCGTGGCATAAAGCAGGAAAGTGGATCAATAGGCTTTTGAAGTTTTTAGCCAGGCTTACCCAAGGCGCGGATAAGGCAATGATAAATTATCATTCTAAAAAGTTTCAGCGAAACTTGAGAAAGAAAGTCAAGAAATATGATCAAGCGGTGGATTCATTGGATCCGTTTATCAGCTTTTTAGGTAGCTTTGACAAGGAAGGAACTTTGCAAAAAGTTGACTTTGATATTGAGAAGCATTGCGATATGTTGCTTCAAAAAGAACTATTTCTAAAGGAGCTTTCAGAAATATTAGGGCAAATCAATACGCTGGAAAGACAAGCTATGATCGAAGACCTTGATCAGGTTGAATTGGGAAGCATAAAAACCAAATGTGAATTTTCAAAAGAGGAGATTACGGATATTTTCCCCGGGGATCGATTGGATAGCGTTTTGCCGGTGGAATTGGCTTATTTGTCTGAAGCCAATACAGAAAGGGTTTTTTATCAAAAATATGTGGAAAAAAGGCTTTTGTCGTACAAGTTTGAGGGAAGTGTGGTCAAGCCTGAAATGCGAAGATCTCAAAGAGAAGAAACTTCTTTGGTTCATGAGAAGGGGCCTGTGGTCATATGTCTTGACTCAAGTGCTTCTATGATGGGAAAAGCCGAGTTATATGCCAAGTCAATAGGAATGTATATTCTTCGTCAAGCATATATCCAAGGAAGAAAGTGTTATTTGGTTACTTTTGCGAAAAAAGTGTTGGTCAAAGAAATTGATCCAAAAACGATGGATTTGGATGCGATAATCATTTTGTTGAAACAGTCCTTCCATGGAGGCACAGACATAAATTCGCCGATGGAGGAGTGTCTTAATATACTTAGAAAAAAGGATTATGAAGACGCCGATGTGCTTATCATTACGGATGGTCAATTGCCGGCTTTGAAAGATCGATTGAGATCTCAAGTGGAAAGCGTTCGCAGAAAGGGAAATCGGTTTTTGCATTTGGCAATTGCGAATCAATCATACGCCAAGAAATGGACTTGTTTTGATGCTGATATTCATTTTCACCCGAATAGAAAAGACAATCTGAAAAAATTAGTTTTGAAATTAAGGAGTATGGCTAAATAG